The following are encoded in a window of Novosphingobium sp. ZN18A2 genomic DNA:
- a CDS encoding 6-phosphogluconolactonase, with amino-acid sequence MTEEREFKPVPRIVWAEPGDAEAVAERIAAEVSKPGRKRIAVPGGSTPIRIFDLLAHRKLDWSGVTLTLTDDRQVPDDHEASNFRKLSAALGSSGATIERLEEGRRVDPFDLVWLGMGADGHIASLFPHMVAEIRPGRTVISTTPIPLPPEAPFARLTLNRRALCAAKEVIIVITGDEKRRVIEKAQNGNDASYPVSDVLHGCGAPVTIYWSK; translated from the coding sequence ATGACTGAGGAACGGGAGTTCAAGCCTGTTCCCCGCATCGTCTGGGCGGAACCCGGCGACGCCGAAGCGGTGGCCGAACGTATCGCCGCGGAAGTGTCGAAGCCGGGCAGGAAGCGCATTGCCGTGCCCGGCGGTTCTACCCCGATCCGCATTTTCGACCTGCTTGCCCACCGCAAGCTGGACTGGTCGGGCGTCACGCTGACGTTGACCGACGACCGCCAGGTGCCCGACGATCACGAGGCGAGCAACTTTCGCAAGCTGTCCGCCGCGCTGGGATCGAGCGGCGCGACGATAGAGCGGCTGGAGGAAGGGCGGCGTGTCGACCCCTTCGATCTCGTCTGGCTGGGCATGGGCGCGGATGGGCACATCGCATCGCTGTTCCCGCACATGGTTGCCGAAATCCGCCCCGGCCGCACCGTGATTTCCACCACGCCGATCCCGCTTCCGCCTGAAGCGCCGTTCGCGCGCCTGACGCTGAACCGCAGGGCGCTGTGCGCCGCGAAAGAAGTGATCATCGTGATAACCGGCGACGAAAAGCGCCGCGTGATCGAAAAGGCGCAGAACGGCAACGACGCGTCTTATCCGGTCAGCGACGTGCTGCACGGCTGCGGCGCGCCTGTCACCATCTACTGGAGCAAGTGA
- a CDS encoding cupin-like domain-containing protein: MSADIPSVRETGATERARFEAEIVPAGEPVALRGQVSGWPLCALAGDSDEAFCTYLTARANDRPAQLWAGPSGMRGRYGWSAGLSGENFERKMAPLATICELLLRSTREADAPAMFAGAVNLDEHAPDLLPDLAIPLLDSARHRLTSLWIGNPGRTAAHWDLPDNLSCVVRGERHYLLFPPEQVGNLYVGPIDRTLAGQPTSMVDCENPDFERFPRYREALAHAREAVLQPGDALFIPSMWFHQVISTAPLGAQVNFWWRENDAETLSPQSTLLHAFLTLRDLPERERKAWRAFFDHYVFGDPEQAAAHIPEAARSILGPIGSQEQLKLAEQLVSELVGWHNRLLGSRKDG, from the coding sequence ATGTCCGCTGATATCCCCTCCGTTCGCGAAACCGGGGCGACAGAGCGCGCGCGGTTCGAGGCGGAGATCGTCCCCGCCGGCGAGCCGGTGGCGCTGCGCGGGCAGGTTTCCGGCTGGCCGCTCTGCGCGCTGGCGGGCGACAGCGACGAGGCATTCTGCACGTACCTGACGGCGCGCGCCAACGATCGCCCGGCGCAGCTTTGGGCCGGTCCTTCCGGCATGCGTGGACGCTATGGCTGGTCGGCCGGTCTTTCGGGCGAGAACTTCGAACGCAAAATGGCGCCGCTTGCAACGATCTGCGAGCTTTTGCTGCGCTCTACCCGCGAAGCCGATGCCCCGGCGATGTTCGCCGGCGCGGTTAATCTAGACGAGCACGCGCCGGACCTGTTGCCCGACCTTGCCATTCCGCTGCTCGATTCCGCGCGGCACAGGCTGACGTCGCTGTGGATCGGGAATCCGGGGCGCACCGCCGCGCATTGGGACTTGCCCGACAACCTTTCCTGCGTGGTGCGGGGAGAGCGGCATTACCTGCTGTTTCCGCCCGAACAGGTGGGCAATCTCTATGTCGGCCCCATAGACCGCACGCTGGCCGGCCAACCGACCAGCATGGTCGATTGCGAAAATCCCGATTTCGAACGCTTCCCGCGTTATCGCGAAGCGCTGGCCCATGCGCGCGAGGCGGTGCTGCAACCGGGCGACGCGCTGTTCATTCCCTCCATGTGGTTCCACCAGGTAATCTCGACCGCGCCGCTGGGCGCGCAAGTGAACTTCTGGTGGCGCGAGAACGACGCCGAGACGCTCTCTCCGCAATCGACCCTGCTGCACGCGTTCCTGACCCTGCGCGACCTGCCGGAGCGCGAAAGGAAGGCGTGGCGGGCGTTCTTCGATCATTATGTGTTCGGCGATCCCGAACAGGCGGCTGCGCATATTCCCGAAGCGGCACGCTCGATACTCGGGCCGATCGGCTCGCAGGAACAGCTCAAGCTGGCCGAGCAACTCGTGAGCGAGCTTGTCGGCTGGCACAACCGTTTGCTTGGCAGCCGCAAGGACGGCTGA
- the zwf gene encoding glucose-6-phosphate dehydrogenase produces the protein MNDGSSSALLLFGATGDLARRMLLPSLYALHEDELIRPGLRIVGTARSEHSDEEFREMAKAALDEFLPADRKDDAKLGTFLKRLSYQALDASTIEGFDDLAKKVGDTSGGLSIFLSTAPFLFEPTIKGLSQSGLAHPGVRIGLEKPLGEDLESSRVINDAVGSAFSEDRIFRIDHYLGKETVQNLMVLRFANMMFEPLWNAHGIDHVQITISETVGLEGRKGFYDDTGALRDMVQNHMLQLVALTAMEPPADYDATSIRDEKVKVLRALRPVGADEMVRGQYAKGAVGGTAVKGYVEDLGAPSETETFVALKAHVDNWRWQGVPFYLRTGKRMAERRSEIVVQFKEVPHNIFAQRQGKLRANRLVIRLQPEEYVRLQVMAKEPSLDREGILLREVPLDLSLTQAFAKARRRIAYERLLLDLIEGEQTLFVRRDEVEAQWRWVDAIRKTWRDDDVEVKSYPAGSWGPNAGIALVARDGRSWND, from the coding sequence ATGAACGACGGAAGTTCCTCCGCCCTGCTGCTGTTCGGCGCCACTGGCGACCTTGCGCGGCGCATGTTGCTCCCCTCGCTCTATGCGCTGCACGAGGACGAGCTGATCCGTCCCGGCCTGCGCATCGTCGGCACGGCCCGGTCCGAACACAGCGACGAGGAATTTCGCGAGATGGCGAAAGCCGCGCTCGACGAATTCCTTCCCGCGGACCGCAAGGACGATGCGAAGCTTGGCACGTTCCTGAAGCGCCTGTCCTACCAGGCGCTGGACGCATCGACGATCGAGGGTTTTGACGACCTCGCGAAGAAGGTGGGCGATACCTCTGGCGGCCTGTCGATCTTCCTGTCGACCGCGCCTTTCCTGTTCGAACCCACGATCAAGGGGCTTTCGCAATCCGGCCTTGCCCATCCGGGCGTGCGGATCGGGCTGGAAAAGCCGCTGGGCGAGGATCTGGAATCCAGCCGCGTGATCAACGACGCCGTGGGATCGGCCTTTTCCGAAGACCGCATCTTCCGGATCGATCACTATCTGGGCAAGGAAACCGTGCAGAACCTGATGGTCCTGCGCTTCGCCAACATGATGTTCGAGCCGCTGTGGAACGCGCACGGCATCGACCATGTGCAGATCACCATCAGCGAGACCGTGGGGCTTGAGGGCCGCAAGGGATTTTACGACGATACCGGCGCGTTGCGCGACATGGTGCAGAACCACATGCTCCAGCTTGTCGCCCTGACCGCGATGGAACCGCCGGCCGATTACGACGCGACATCGATCCGCGACGAAAAGGTGAAAGTCCTGCGTGCGCTGCGCCCGGTTGGCGCGGACGAGATGGTGCGCGGGCAATATGCCAAGGGCGCGGTCGGCGGCACGGCGGTGAAGGGGTATGTCGAGGATCTTGGCGCCCCGTCCGAGACGGAGACGTTCGTTGCGCTGAAGGCCCATGTCGACAACTGGCGCTGGCAGGGCGTGCCGTTCTACCTGCGCACCGGCAAGCGCATGGCCGAACGCCGCAGCGAGATCGTGGTCCAGTTCAAGGAAGTGCCGCACAACATCTTTGCCCAGCGGCAGGGCAAGCTGCGCGCCAACCGTCTGGTGATCCGGTTGCAGCCCGAAGAATACGTGCGGCTTCAGGTCATGGCCAAGGAGCCGAGCCTCGACCGCGAAGGCATCCTTCTGCGCGAGGTTCCGCTGGACCTGTCGCTGACCCAGGCCTTTGCCAAGGCGCGCCGCCGCATTGCCTATGAACGCCTTCTGCTTGACCTGATCGAAGGCGAACAGACGCTGTTCGTGCGCCGCGACGAGGTGGAGGCGCAGTGGCGCTGGGTCGATGCCATCCGCAAGACCTGGCGTGACGACGACGTGGAAGTGAAATCGTACCCGGCCGGAAGCTGGGGGCCGAATGCCGGGATCGCCCTTGTCGCCCGCGACGGGAGAAGCTGGAATGACTGA
- the edd gene encoding phosphogluconate dehydratase, whose protein sequence is MSLHPVVARVTARIVAKSKDSRAAYLSLIDDARDAGVNRPKLSCGNLAHGFAASGPDKLALRKGGAMNIGIVTAYNDMLSAHQPYGRYPEQIKVWAREVGATAQVAGGVPAMCDGVTQGQDSMELSLFSRDTIALSASVALSHGMFEAALLLGICDKIVPGLLIGGLRFGHLPMILVPAGPMPSGLPNKRKVEVRQLYAEGKVGRDELLEAESESYHDAGTCTFYGTANSNQMMMEMMGLHMPGSSFVHPHAKLRQELTRAAVHRATQIGWEGDDYRPLGHCVDEKAIVNAIAGLLATGGSTNHFIHLPAIARAAGIQIDWDDMDELSRAVPLIASVYPNGAGDVNAFAEAGGMPFVIRELVEAGLAHGDIRTVYGTSLLDGAKQPVLDGDALAWRPAPAQSADDRLLRPASAPFQAEGGLRLLGGGEQGIALGRACIKVSAVAKERWTIEAPCRVFADQNEALAAFKAGELERDVIVVVRFQGPAANGMPELHKLTPGLGVLQDRGFKVALVTDGRMSGASGKVPAAIHVSPEAKLGGPLAKLRDGDVVRVCAERGELCALVDQAEWNAREACPAPPEAMGTGRELFALMRHHADPAERGGSAILAAAGL, encoded by the coding sequence ATGTCTCTCCACCCCGTCGTCGCCCGCGTTACAGCTCGCATCGTCGCGAAGTCGAAGGACAGCCGCGCCGCCTATCTCTCGCTGATCGACGATGCGCGCGATGCCGGCGTCAACCGGCCGAAACTGTCCTGCGGCAACCTGGCGCACGGCTTTGCCGCAAGCGGGCCGGACAAGCTGGCCCTGCGCAAGGGCGGCGCGATGAACATCGGCATCGTCACGGCTTATAATGACATGCTTTCCGCGCATCAGCCCTATGGCCGCTATCCTGAACAGATAAAGGTCTGGGCGCGAGAGGTGGGTGCGACCGCGCAAGTCGCGGGCGGCGTCCCCGCGATGTGCGACGGGGTTACGCAAGGCCAGGATTCGATGGAGCTTTCGCTGTTCAGCCGCGACACAATCGCGCTGTCGGCCTCTGTCGCGCTCAGCCACGGGATGTTCGAAGCGGCGCTGCTGCTGGGCATCTGCGACAAGATCGTGCCCGGCCTGCTGATCGGCGGCCTGCGTTTCGGCCACCTGCCGATGATCCTGGTGCCCGCGGGGCCGATGCCGTCCGGCCTGCCGAACAAGCGCAAGGTGGAAGTCCGCCAGCTCTATGCAGAGGGCAAGGTGGGACGTGACGAACTGCTTGAGGCGGAAAGCGAAAGCTATCACGACGCGGGCACCTGCACGTTCTATGGCACGGCCAATTCCAACCAGATGATGATGGAGATGATGGGCCTGCACATGCCTGGCTCCAGCTTCGTCCATCCCCATGCCAAGCTGCGCCAGGAACTGACGCGCGCCGCCGTCCACCGCGCCACGCAGATCGGGTGGGAGGGCGACGATTACCGCCCGCTGGGCCACTGCGTCGATGAAAAGGCTATCGTGAACGCGATCGCGGGCCTGCTGGCCACCGGCGGTTCGACCAACCATTTCATCCACTTGCCCGCCATCGCGCGCGCCGCAGGCATTCAGATCGACTGGGATGACATGGACGAACTGTCTCGCGCGGTTCCGCTGATCGCCAGCGTCTATCCCAACGGCGCGGGGGATGTGAACGCCTTTGCGGAAGCGGGCGGGATGCCGTTCGTGATCCGCGAACTGGTCGAAGCCGGGCTGGCGCATGGCGATATCCGCACCGTTTATGGCACGTCGTTGCTGGACGGGGCGAAGCAGCCGGTGCTCGATGGCGATGCGCTCGCCTGGCGACCCGCGCCGGCGCAAAGCGCGGACGATCGCCTGCTGCGCCCCGCCTCCGCGCCGTTCCAGGCCGAAGGCGGACTGCGCCTGCTGGGCGGCGGTGAGCAGGGAATCGCGCTGGGCCGCGCCTGCATAAAGGTCAGCGCGGTCGCGAAGGAACGCTGGACCATCGAAGCGCCTTGCCGCGTCTTTGCTGACCAGAACGAGGCACTTGCCGCGTTCAAGGCGGGTGAACTGGAACGCGACGTGATCGTTGTCGTGCGCTTTCAGGGACCGGCGGCGAACGGGATGCCCGAATTGCACAAGCTGACGCCGGGGCTGGGCGTTTTGCAGGATCGCGGCTTCAAGGTCGCGCTTGTTACCGATGGCCGCATGTCCGGCGCGTCCGGCAAGGTGCCCGCGGCGATCCACGTTTCTCCCGAAGCCAAGCTGGGCGGACCGCTGGCGAAGTTGCGCGATGGCGATGTCGTGCGCGTTTGTGCGGAGCGCGGAGAGCTTTGCGCGCTGGTCGATCAGGCCGAATGGAATGCGCGTGAGGCCTGCCCCGCGCCGCCCGAGGCAATGGGAACGGGGCGCGAGCTTTTCGCCTTGATGCGCCATCACGCCGATCCGGCGGAACGCGGCGGTTCCGCGATCCTTGCGGCCGCCGGGCTCTGA
- a CDS encoding glycoside hydrolase family 97 protein, which produces MPLAAYAQDAQPSVTATSPDGSIVLTVSTDNDQRPTYSISRKGKLLIAPSKLGFLLTDAIAMERGFAITGSEKASADTTWEQPWGESRYVRDHHNEILVHFKQSADWGGRLMDVRFRLFDNGVGFRYEIPKQPAMTTMNIADEITEFDVASKGTAWWIPGGEWNRYEQIYQKTPIDCVSTAHTPVTMRLDDGTHLSFHEAALVDYSGYWLKHVTGGLFRTTLAPSPDGPRVSRKLPFDTPWRTIRIAPDAAGLVENNLELNLNEPNKEGDVSWFKPMKYVGIWWGMITGKWTWAEGPKHGATTERAMKTIDFAAKHHFGGVLVEGWNRGWNGNWLGHGDQFSFTRATPDFDLDKVAAYAKKKGVQLIGHNETGGDIANYEAQMEDAFRLYHSLGMNSVKTGYVADAGGINAPGDKPGTIKMEWHDGQRNVEHHLKVVKMAARYHIAIDSHEPVKDTGLRRTYPNWIDREGARGMEYNSWGKFANPPGHEATLVYTRMLSGPMDFTPGVLTLEGANGVPMASTLAKQLGLYLAIYSPIQMAADFTDNLAKFPKELDFISRVPANWSESHLIAGSVGEYAIFARKDRNSDDWYLGGVNDADQRTLTLNFDFLDPGKTYTATIYKDGEGATYLTDARHRIAIETRTFRKGDTYKLWLAPGGGAAIRLHPGK; this is translated from the coding sequence TTGCCGTTGGCCGCATACGCGCAGGACGCGCAACCTTCCGTCACCGCTACATCGCCCGACGGATCGATAGTGCTGACCGTTTCCACCGATAACGACCAGCGGCCGACCTACTCGATCTCGCGCAAGGGCAAGCTGCTGATCGCGCCATCGAAGCTGGGTTTCCTGCTGACCGACGCCATCGCGATGGAGCGCGGATTTGCGATCACCGGGTCCGAAAAGGCGAGCGCCGATACAACCTGGGAGCAGCCCTGGGGCGAAAGCCGCTATGTGCGCGACCACCACAACGAGATTCTGGTCCACTTCAAGCAGTCGGCCGACTGGGGCGGGCGCCTGATGGACGTGCGTTTCCGCCTGTTCGATAACGGCGTGGGCTTCCGGTACGAGATACCGAAGCAACCGGCGATGACGACGATGAACATCGCCGACGAAATCACCGAGTTCGACGTCGCTTCCAAGGGAACCGCGTGGTGGATTCCGGGCGGGGAGTGGAACCGGTACGAGCAGATCTATCAAAAGACGCCGATCGATTGCGTGTCCACCGCGCATACGCCGGTGACGATGCGGCTGGACGACGGCACGCACCTGTCGTTCCACGAAGCGGCGCTGGTCGATTATTCGGGATATTGGCTGAAGCACGTAACCGGCGGACTGTTCCGCACCACACTCGCCCCGTCGCCCGACGGTCCGCGCGTAAGCCGCAAGCTGCCGTTCGACACGCCCTGGCGCACGATCCGCATCGCGCCCGATGCCGCCGGGCTGGTGGAGAACAACCTGGAGCTGAACCTCAACGAACCCAACAAGGAAGGCGACGTTTCGTGGTTCAAGCCGATGAAATACGTCGGCATCTGGTGGGGCATGATCACCGGCAAGTGGACCTGGGCCGAAGGGCCGAAGCATGGCGCAACCACCGAACGCGCGATGAAGACGATCGACTTCGCGGCAAAGCACCACTTCGGCGGGGTGCTGGTGGAAGGCTGGAACAGGGGCTGGAACGGCAACTGGCTGGGCCATGGCGACCAGTTCAGCTTTACCAGGGCGACGCCCGATTTCGACCTGGACAAGGTTGCAGCCTATGCGAAGAAGAAGGGCGTGCAGCTTATCGGCCATAACGAAACCGGCGGCGATATCGCGAACTATGAAGCGCAGATGGAAGATGCCTTCAGGCTTTATCACTCGCTGGGCATGAACTCGGTCAAGACCGGCTATGTCGCGGATGCGGGCGGGATCAACGCACCGGGCGACAAGCCGGGCACGATCAAGATGGAATGGCACGACGGGCAGCGTAACGTCGAACATCACCTGAAGGTGGTGAAGATGGCCGCCAGGTATCACATCGCCATCGACAGCCACGAACCCGTGAAGGACACGGGCCTTCGCCGCACCTATCCCAACTGGATCGATCGCGAAGGCGCGCGGGGCATGGAATATAACTCGTGGGGCAAGTTCGCCAATCCGCCGGGGCACGAAGCGACGCTGGTCTATACCCGGATGCTTTCGGGGCCGATGGACTTCACGCCGGGCGTGCTGACGCTGGAGGGCGCGAACGGCGTGCCGATGGCCTCTACGCTGGCCAAGCAGCTGGGGCTCTATCTTGCGATCTATTCGCCGATCCAGATGGCCGCGGACTTCACCGATAACCTGGCGAAGTTCCCGAAAGAGCTGGATTTCATCTCCAGGGTTCCGGCCAACTGGTCGGAAAGCCATCTGATCGCCGGCAGCGTGGGCGAATACGCGATCTTCGCGCGCAAGGACCGCAACAGCGATGACTGGTACCTGGGCGGCGTGAACGATGCGGACCAGCGCACGCTGACGCTGAACTTCGATTTCCTCGATCCGGGCAAGACCTATACCGCCACGATCTACAAGGACGGCGAGGGGGCAACCTATCTGACGGATGCGCGCCACAGGATCGCAATCGAAACCCGCACGTTCCGCAAGGGCGATACCTACAAGCTGTGGCTGGCCCCCGGCGGCGGCGCGGCCATCCGGCTGCATCCGGGCAAGTAA